One segment of Streptomyces roseifaciens DNA contains the following:
- a CDS encoding glycosyltransferase family 2 protein, whose protein sequence is MTSTPADARRQLHDPTAAAGPRTPVSQGTIPQQPGHNRALPARPPRARPRFDYEHYSRLAGPLTQPDPDRPYRVRYRSLLAEETHRVLGAALLGAAPVVSLGLLMWLMQPAHWTQRDHATPLMRALDAVMLVSIGLIELFRTMNVASNAHATLVARDPVPVVPETGTKVAFLTSFVPGKEPLEMVTRTLEAAIRLRHRGPLDVWLLDEGDDPAVKAVCRRLGVRHFSRKGIEKWNQPKGSFRARTKHGNYNSWLDAHGDAYDFFASVDTDHVPLPNFLERMLGYFRDPDIAFVVGPQVYGNYDAAVTKAAESQQFLFHALIQRAGNRYGAPMFVGTNNAVRISALKGIGGLYDSITEDMATGFELHRHRNPATGRKWRSVYTPDVLAVGEGPNAWTDFFTQQLRWSRGTYETIIKQYWKGPWSLSPGKFLNYTLMVIYYPMTALNWMLGALSCALFLGLGASGIQINSEVWMMLYSDAAALQIGLYIWNRRHNVSPHEPEGSGGLAGMVMSALSAPVYARSLTDAVLRRKSSFVVTPKGDSASPDTLFGTFRIHLFFLLVFGGSLVASFWLGHTHVAMRTWASLAIAITVAPIVAWWWTTHRAKRAVEASR, encoded by the coding sequence ATGACGTCCACTCCTGCCGACGCCCGGCGGCAGCTCCACGACCCGACGGCGGCGGCCGGGCCCCGCACACCCGTCAGCCAGGGAACGATTCCCCAGCAACCCGGTCATAACCGGGCGCTCCCCGCGCGTCCGCCGAGAGCCCGGCCCCGCTTCGACTACGAGCACTACAGCCGGCTGGCCGGCCCGCTCACCCAGCCCGACCCGGACCGTCCCTACCGGGTGCGCTACCGCAGCCTGCTCGCCGAGGAGACGCACCGCGTCCTCGGCGCGGCCCTCCTCGGTGCCGCGCCCGTCGTGTCGCTGGGCCTGCTGATGTGGCTGATGCAGCCGGCGCACTGGACCCAGCGCGACCACGCCACGCCCCTGATGCGGGCGCTGGATGCGGTGATGCTGGTCTCCATCGGCCTCATCGAGCTCTTCCGCACGATGAACGTCGCCTCCAACGCCCACGCCACCCTCGTCGCCCGCGACCCCGTCCCGGTCGTTCCCGAGACCGGCACCAAGGTCGCCTTCCTCACCTCGTTCGTGCCCGGCAAAGAGCCGCTCGAGATGGTCACCCGGACGCTGGAGGCGGCGATCCGGCTGCGCCACCGCGGCCCGCTCGACGTCTGGCTGCTCGACGAGGGCGACGACCCCGCCGTCAAGGCCGTCTGCCGGCGGCTCGGCGTGCGCCACTTCTCCCGCAAGGGCATCGAGAAGTGGAATCAGCCGAAGGGCTCCTTCCGCGCCAGGACGAAGCACGGGAACTACAACTCCTGGCTCGACGCCCACGGCGACGCCTACGACTTCTTCGCCTCGGTCGACACCGACCACGTCCCGCTGCCCAACTTCCTGGAACGCATGCTCGGGTACTTCCGCGACCCCGATATCGCGTTTGTCGTTGGTCCTCAGGTCTACGGGAACTACGATGCGGCCGTGACCAAGGCCGCAGAAAGCCAGCAGTTCCTTTTCCACGCCCTGATCCAACGCGCCGGAAACCGCTACGGCGCACCCATGTTCGTCGGCACCAACAATGCCGTCCGCATCAGCGCCCTGAAGGGAATCGGCGGCCTCTACGACTCGATCACCGAGGACATGGCCACCGGCTTCGAACTGCACCGCCACCGCAATCCCGCGACCGGCCGGAAGTGGCGCTCGGTCTACACCCCGGACGTCCTCGCGGTCGGCGAGGGCCCCAATGCCTGGACGGATTTCTTCACCCAGCAGCTGCGCTGGTCCCGGGGCACCTACGAGACCATCATCAAGCAGTACTGGAAAGGGCCCTGGAGCCTCTCCCCGGGGAAATTCCTCAATTACACCCTGATGGTCATCTATTATCCGATGACCGCACTCAACTGGATGCTCGGCGCCCTCAGCTGCGCCCTCTTCCTCGGGCTCGGCGCCTCCGGAATCCAGATCAATTCCGAGGTCTGGATGATGCTCTACAGCGATGCGGCCGCCCTGCAGATCGGGCTCTACATCTGGAACCGCCGGCACAATGTCTCGCCGCACGAGCCCGAGGGCTCGGGCGGGCTGGCCGGCATGGTGATGTCCGCGCTCTCCGCACCGGTCTACGCCCGCTCGCTGACGGATGCCGTGCTGCGCCGCAAGAGCAGCTTCGTGGTCACCCCCAAGGGCGATTCGGCGAGCCCCGACACCCTCTTCGGGACGTTCCGCATCCATCTGTTCTTCCTGCTGGTCTTCGGCGGCTCGCTGGTGGCCTCCTTCTGGCTCGGCCACACCCACGTCGCCATGCGCACCTGGGCGTCGCTGGCCATCGCGATCACCGTCGCCCCGATCGTCGCGTGGTGGTGGACCACGCACCGCGCCAAGAGAGCCGTGGAGGCCTCCCGATGA
- a CDS encoding C40 family peptidase, with product MVRIRSAVVAAVWAAVLAGPGAAPAAAAPGPQAGRGGPRTVFPAAPPADDRLEPAIRYAMAHLGDPFAMGGAGPRRWDCSGLVQQAYRRAGVRLPRIAADQYRATKRITRRALHRGDLVFWSRNGRASGVHHVAVYLGGQRYIEAPHPGAKVRISSFSRYRPTLYGRVR from the coding sequence GTGGTGCGAATACGCAGCGCGGTCGTGGCGGCTGTATGGGCGGCGGTGCTGGCCGGGCCCGGTGCGGCCCCCGCGGCCGCGGCCCCCGGTCCGCAGGCGGGCCGCGGCGGCCCCCGGACGGTGTTTCCGGCGGCCCCGCCCGCCGACGACCGTCTGGAACCGGCCATCCGCTACGCCATGGCCCATCTGGGTGACCCCTTCGCCATGGGCGGCGCGGGCCCCCGCCGCTGGGACTGCTCCGGGCTCGTCCAGCAGGCCTACCGCCGTGCGGGTGTACGGCTGCCGCGCATCGCCGCCGACCAGTACCGGGCCACGAAACGGATCACCCGCCGCGCGCTGCACCGCGGCGACCTGGTCTTCTGGTCCCGCAACGGCCGGGCCTCCGGCGTCCACCACGTGGCGGTCTACCTGGGCGGGCAGCGCTACATCGAGGCGCCGCACCCGGGGGCCAAGGTGCGGATCTCGTCCTTCTCCCGCTACCGGCCGACCCTCTACGGGCGGGTGCGGTGA
- a CDS encoding cytochrome c biogenesis CcdA family protein has product MTDIGYLAAFLGGALALVSPCSALLLPAFFAYSLASPGRLLARTGVFYVGLATTLVPLGVASTAASRLFNGHREVLVTAGGWIVIAMGVAQILGLGFASKKAQAAAGRITPRSAASTFLLGCVYGLAGFCAGPILGAVLTVTAVNGNPVYGGSMLAVYALGMALPLFVLAVFWDRFRLGGRRWLRGRELRLGPLRLHTTSLVSGLFFIGIGVLFLAYDGTTGLPGLLDADQEYRLEELASRVGGAVPDYALLAGVALVVAGVLARIALRPGKGDAESE; this is encoded by the coding sequence GTGACCGACATCGGCTACCTCGCCGCGTTCCTCGGCGGCGCCCTCGCCCTGGTCAGCCCGTGCAGCGCGCTGCTGCTGCCGGCCTTCTTCGCGTACTCCCTCGCGAGCCCGGGCCGGCTGCTGGCCCGCACCGGCGTCTTCTACGTGGGCCTCGCGACCACGCTCGTCCCGCTCGGCGTGGCCTCCACCGCCGCGAGCAGGCTGTTCAACGGCCACCGCGAGGTGCTGGTGACCGCCGGCGGCTGGATCGTGATCGCCATGGGCGTCGCCCAGATCCTGGGCCTGGGCTTCGCCTCGAAGAAGGCGCAGGCCGCCGCCGGGCGGATCACACCGCGCTCGGCGGCGTCCACGTTCCTGCTGGGCTGCGTGTACGGGCTGGCCGGATTCTGCGCGGGGCCGATCCTCGGTGCGGTCCTCACCGTGACGGCCGTCAACGGCAATCCCGTCTACGGCGGCTCCATGCTCGCCGTCTACGCCCTCGGCATGGCGCTGCCGCTGTTCGTGCTGGCGGTCTTCTGGGACCGCTTCCGGCTCGGCGGCCGGCGCTGGCTGCGCGGCCGGGAGCTGCGCCTCGGACCGCTGCGGCTGCACACCACCTCGCTGGTCTCGGGCCTGTTCTTCATCGGCATCGGGGTGCTCTTCCTCGCCTACGACGGGACGACGGGCCTGCCCGGGCTCCTGGACGCCGACCAGGAGTACCGCCTGGAGGAGCTCGCATCCCGGGTGGGCGGCGCGGTGCCGGACTACGCGCTGCTGGCGGGGGTCGCGCTGGTGGTCGCGGGGGTGCTGGCACGGATCGCGCTGCGCCCCGGGAAGGGCGACGCGGAGAGCGAGTGA
- a CDS encoding lytic polysaccharide monooxygenase auxiliary activity family 9 protein codes for MRKKISAAIIGFGIAGVSLFATGSASSHGYTDSPTSRQVYCANGTVKNCGAIQWEPQSVEGSKGFPARGPADGTICSGGNSRFAELDDPRGGQWPATQVTAGQSLTFRWRLTARHATTDFRYYLTRPTYDPGRPLTRADLESQPFLTVPYGGRVPDATVSHQGTLPAGRTGKQLVLAVWTIADTGNAFYACSDVRF; via the coding sequence ATGCGCAAAAAGATCAGTGCGGCGATCATCGGCTTCGGCATCGCAGGCGTGTCCCTGTTCGCCACCGGCAGCGCGAGCAGTCACGGCTACACCGACTCCCCCACCAGTCGCCAGGTGTACTGCGCCAACGGCACCGTCAAGAACTGCGGCGCGATCCAGTGGGAGCCGCAGAGCGTCGAGGGCTCCAAGGGCTTCCCGGCCCGCGGGCCCGCCGACGGCACCATATGTTCCGGCGGCAACAGCCGCTTCGCGGAGCTCGACGATCCGCGCGGCGGCCAGTGGCCGGCCACCCAGGTCACCGCGGGCCAGAGCCTCACGTTCCGGTGGCGGCTCACGGCCCGCCACGCCACCACCGACTTCCGCTACTACCTCACCAGGCCCACCTACGACCCGGGCCGGCCGCTCACCCGCGCCGACCTCGAATCCCAGCCCTTCCTGACCGTTCCCTACGGCGGCCGGGTGCCCGACGCCACCGTCTCCCACCAGGGCACCCTCCCCGCGGGCCGCACCGGCAAGCAGCTCGTCCTCGCCGTCTGGACCATCGCGGACACGGGCAACGCCTTCTACGCCTGCTCCGACGTCCGGTTCTGA
- a CDS encoding nucleoside/nucleotide kinase family protein produces MTITTWAADAWALAAADGRSLLGIAGPPGAGKSTLARALVAEVRRRHGAGSAAYLPMDGFHLSNAQLERLGLTGRKGSAPSFDVWGYADLLRRVTEERDRDVYVPDYDRTLHEPVAARHLVPPSARLVVTEGNYLACDEPGWRDARRYLAEVWYLETPDEVRQDRLLERQMTGGRDEAAARAWVQGNDGPNGEQVKASRLRCDRILATVGLDMPNGRY; encoded by the coding sequence ATGACGATCACCACATGGGCGGCAGACGCCTGGGCCCTCGCGGCCGCGGACGGCCGGTCCCTCCTCGGCATCGCCGGGCCGCCGGGCGCGGGAAAGTCGACGCTCGCCCGGGCCCTGGTCGCGGAGGTGCGGCGGCGGCACGGCGCCGGCTCCGCCGCGTACCTGCCGATGGACGGCTTCCACCTCTCCAACGCGCAGCTGGAGCGCCTCGGCCTGACCGGCCGCAAGGGCTCCGCGCCGAGCTTCGACGTGTGGGGCTACGCCGACCTGCTGCGCCGCGTGACGGAGGAGCGCGACCGGGACGTCTACGTGCCGGACTACGACCGCACGCTGCACGAGCCGGTCGCCGCCCGGCACCTGGTCCCGCCGTCCGCCCGGCTGGTGGTGACGGAGGGCAACTACCTGGCCTGCGACGAGCCGGGCTGGCGCGACGCCCGCCGGTACCTCGCCGAGGTCTGGTACCTCGAGACACCTGACGAAGTCCGTCAAGACCGCCTGCTTGAACGGCAAATGACCGGAGGGCGGGACGAGGCCGCAGCACGGGCATGGGTGCAGGGCAACGACGGTCCCAACGGCGAACAAGTGAAGGCTTCGCGTCTGCGGTGTGACCGGATTCTTGCGACCGTTGGCCTAGACATGCCAAACGGCCGGTACTAG